CCCATCGCCGGCCGGGCGCAACAGCAACACGGTGGCCGCCATCCGGGGCACCGCCGGCGCGGCACCGGACTCCTGGAACCGGAGAGCGTGCTCGACCAGCGTGGCTGGCACCGGATAACCGCGGTCGGTGGTCATGCCGGGAGCCTAGTTCCCGCCTCGTGGGTCGCCGATACAGCCCTCAAGTGATCTTCGGTAGCGTCACTCGCATGACTCGTTGGGGCATCCTCGCCACCGGCCACATCGCCGCTCGTTTCGCCGAAGACCTCCGGCTGGTGCCGGGAGCCGAACTGGTCGCGGTCGGCTCGCGTACGGCCGAGACCGCGCAGCGCTTCGCCGAGCGGCACGCGGTACCCCGGGCGTACGCCTCCTGGTCGGAACTGGCCGCGGACGCCGAGGTGGACGTCATCTACGTCGCCACCCCGCACGCCGCCCACTACGAGGCGGCCCGGACCTGCCTCGCCGCCGGTCGGCCGGTGCTGCTGGAGAAGCCGTTCACCCTGGATCTGGCCACCAGCACGGAGCTGATCGACACCGCACGCGCCGCCGGGGTGTTCCTGATGGAGGCGATGTGGATGCGCTGCAACCCGCTCGTGCTGCGGGTCCGCGAGCTGATCGCCGACGGTGCGATCGGCACCGTGACCAGCGTACGGGCGGATTTCGGGGTCGCCGGGCCGTTCCCACCCGAGCACCGGATGCGGGCCCGCGCGCTCGGCGGCGGCGCGCTGCTCGATCTCGGCATCTACCCGGTGAGCCTGGCTCATCTGCTGCTCGGCGTGCCGCAGCAGGTGCGGTCGTGGGCAAAGCTGGGGCCGGAGGGCACGGATGAGAACACCGGCCTGATCTTCGGGTACGACTCCGGGGCGGTGGCCACGCTGAGCTGCGGCATGGTGGGTGCGACCGGGCTCACCGCCTCGATCACCGGTACGGCGGGACGGATCGACCTGCCCGAGCCGTTCTTCCGGCCGGGCGGGTTCACCCTGCACCGGGCCGACGCCGAGCCGGAGACGATCACGACGGAGCTGGTCGGTTCGGGCTACCAGTACGAGGCCATCGAGGTGCAGCGCTGCCTGGCCGAAGGGCTGACCGAGAGCCCGCTGGTGCCGCACTCGGCCACCCTGGAGATCATGGCTCTGCTCGACGACATCCGCGCTCAGATCGGCGTCTCGTATCTCTGAACGTGTTAATAGGGGCCCCTTGTAATACACCAGGCGTTAACAAGGGGCCCTTCCTTACACCTCAGCTGAACAGGGGGCGGACCAGGAAGTACATCAGGGCGCCGATGGAGCCGGCGGCCGGGAAGGTCAGGATCCAGGCACCGACGATGTTGCCGGCCACGCCCCAGCGCACGGCGGAGAGCCGTTTGGTGGCGCCGACACCCATGATCGCCGAAGTGATCGTGTGGGTGGTCGAGATCGGGGCACCGAGCACCAGCGCGTTGAAGTAGAGCACGCCACTGGCCACGGTCTCGGCCGCGAAGCCCTCCGGCGGGCGCAGGTCGATGATCTTCCGACCGAGGGTGCGGATGATCCGCCAACCACCGGCGTACGTACCGGCGGCCAGCACGGCGGCCGAGGTCCAGAACGCCCATTCCGGAATGTGGGTCGGGTCGTTCTGGTAGCCGCCGACGAAGAGGGCGAGCACCACGATGCCGATCGTCTTGGCCGCGTCCTGCATGCCGTGACCGACCGACATGGCCGCCGCCGAGGCGGTCTGGGCCCACCGGAAGCCGCGGTTCAGCTTGCCCGGGTGCCCGTTCCGGAAAAGCCACTGCACGCCGATCATCACGATGTAGCCGAGGAGGAAGCCGACCATCGGCGACAGGATCATCGGAATGATCACGCTCTCGCCGATGCCGGTCCAGAGCACCGTGCCGGAGGCCGCGACGGTCGAGCCGACCAGACCACCGATCAGGGCGTGCGAGGAGGACGAGGGCAGCCCGAAGTACCAGGTGATGATGTTCCAGGTGATCGCGCCGATCACCCCGGCGAAGACGATGCCGAGGCTGGACACGCCGGGCGGCAACTCGACCAGGCCGCTCCCGACGGTCTTGGCGACCTCGGCACCGAAGTGCGCGCCGATGAAGTTGCCGATCGCCGCCATGCCCAGGGCCACGCGGGGGGTGAGCGCCCGGGTGGAGATGCTGGTCGCGATCGCGTTCGCGGCGTCGTGGAAGCCGTTGGTGTAGTCGAACACCAGGGCCACCCCGATCACCGCCAACACCGCGATGAGCTCGGGACTCAGAGTCACAGGATCAGGACTCCTTGACCGCGATGGTCTCGACGGTGTTGGCGACGTGCTCGAAGGCATCGCACGCGGCCTCCAGCTCGTCGGCGACCTCCTTCATCTTCAACACGGTCAACGCGTCGTACTCGCCGGAGAAGAGGCGGACCAGCAGCATCCGGTACGCCTGGTCGCCGTCGTTCTCCAGCCGATTGATCTCGATCCAGTAGTCCTCAAGGTCCTTCATCGACTTCAGCCGGGGCATCGCCTCGGCGGTCAACTTCGCCTGCTGGTCGAGGACGTGCACCAGCTCGTGCATCTCTCGGGGCAGCGACGGCAGCTTGGTCAGCCCGTAGAGGTAGAGCAGGTTGCCGACCGCCTCCAGGTGGTCCATCACGTCGTCAAGCAGCGAGCCGAGGCGGTATATGTCTTCCCGGTCGAAGGGGGTGACGAAGGTCGAGTTGATCTTCTTGAACAGGTCGTGGGTGATCTGGTCGCTGTCGTGCTCGACCTCGGTGAGCCGTTCGCTCACCGACTGCACCTCGACCTCGGGCAGGGCGAGTTCGTTCAGCAGCTCGGTACCCCGGACCAGGTTCTGCGCGGCCCTGGTGAAGAGCTCGTAGAAGGCGCCCTCGTTGGGGCGGAATGAAAACCTCACAGCACGGACCTCGTCGTGTCGGTGGTTAGGGGTGGCAGCCGCCGGCCGGCGCCCTGCTGAGGGAATGCTAGGGAATCCCCAGAGCGGCAATTCGGCGGCCCACCCCTGGCCAGGCGCCATTCACTACTCGTTCACCTTCCGTTCACCTGCGCCGCCTCGTGATCCCCAGCGGTCACGTTTCGCCGCGTTGGCAAACGGCCCAGCAATACCCCGAGGGCGTGAGTGACGAACGCCGCACCACAAAGTCGGCACGCCACCAGGGCACCCCTGGATCGCGACCGGGGGCCGGGACGGACGCGCGCCGGCAGGCCGGCCAGACTGCGGGAGGGCGGCCGGATCGCGGGAGGGCGGGCCTCAGAGCACCAGGGCGAGCCACTTCCGGTACGAGGTGGCGAAGGGCTCGGTGCCGTCGCCGAGCGCACCGAGCAGCCAGCCGGCCGCCGCCTCGGCCGCCACCACCAGATCGTCCGGGTAGCCGAAACGGGCCCGATGCTCGGCGAACTCGTCCTCGTCGCGCAGCTCGACCAGGCGCGTTTCCCGCCGCCGGACCACGTCGAGATCGAGGTCGATCAGGTGCACGGTGTCCTCGCCCTCCCAGCGCGCCGGGGTGGCGATGTCGCAGTAGACCTCACTGGTCCGTGGCGGCGGGTTGAACATGCCTGTCCACCAGGCGTGGTGCGGCACCAGCAGGACGAACGGAATCTGCTCGACCGAGGGCCGGCCGTGGTAAACCGAGCTGGTCCCGGCGGGTACGCCGAGCCAGACGCCCAGATCGTCCTCGGCCAGGCGACGGGCCGGGTAGTCGCGGTGGGCGCTGCCGTCGTACTTGCGGTAGATCACACGGACCACGTCGCTCGGCATGAGTCGCACCCTAGCCGATTCCGCCCACGCCACGCCGTCGGGAACTTACCGGACAACGAGTAGGTATCCCGTCCCTGACGCGGCAACACGGCCGATCGGTGCGGCACCCCGTCAGCCCCGGCCGGTACCGTGCGACAGTGACCCCGCCCCGCACCGCCACCGGCTTCGCCTCGACAAGCGCCAAGGCCCGTCGCCGGGGTGACCGGCCGGGCGGTGCCGAAATACTCGCCGCCGCGGTCGGCGCGGTGCCCGGCGGTGCGGCCCGCCCCGGTCAGCAGCAGATGGCCACGGCGATCGAGGAGTGCGTGGCCACCGGTGAACATCTGCTGGTGCAGGCCGGCACCGGCACCGGCAAGTCGCTGGCGTACCTCGCCCCGGCGCTCACGGTCGACGGGCCGGTGGTGGTCTCCACCGCCACCCTGGCGTTGCAGTCCCAGCTCGTCGAGCACGACCTGCCCCGGCTGGCCGACGCCGTCGAGCCACTGCTCAAACGGCGGCCCACCTTCGCGGTGCTCAAGGGCCGCCACCACTACCTCTGCCTGGCCCGGCTGGAGAACTCGTCGGAGGACGAGCCGGTGGACACCCTCTTCGATCCGCCGGCCGAGCGGCCGGGTGGCGGCACCCGCTGGCTCGGTGAGGCGGGCCGGCTCGGCAAGCAGATCCAACGCCTGCGGGACTGGGCGCTGGAGACCGACACCGGCGATCGGGACGAGCTGGATCCCGGCGTCGACGACCAGGCGTGGCGGCTGGTCTCCATGCCGGCGAGGGAGTGCGTCGGGGCGGCCCGCTGCCCGTACGGCGCGGAATGCTTCGCCGAGGCGTCCCGGGCCCGGGCGCGGGAGGCCGACATCGTGGTCACCAACCACAGCCTGCTCGCGGTCGACATGCTCGCCGGCCGGCACATCGTCCCGCCGCACAAGCTGCTCGTCGTCGACGAGGCCCACGAACTGGCCGACCGGGTCTCCTCGGCGGCCCAGGCGGAGCTGACCCCGGAGCTGATCGACCGGTCCGCCCGCCGGGCCCGCCCGTTGCTGCGTCCGGAGACGGCCGAGGCGCTGACCGCGGCCGGTGACGCCCTCGCGGTCGGGCTGGCCGAGGCACCGGTCGGGCGGATCACCAGCGGCCTGCCGGACCTGCTGCGCGAGGCGTGCACACTGCTGGACGCCGCGACCCGCGCGGCCCTGGACAGCATCGGCGACATCAAGGCCGACGATCCCGACCCGGTACGCAAGCAGCAGGCCAAGGCCGTCCTCGATGAGATGTCCAGCACCGCCCAGCGGCTGCTGGAGGAGGCGGAACACGACGTGGCCTGGGTGGAGCGCAACGACGCCACCGGCCGCCGGGCGCTTGTGGTGGCCCCGCTCTCGGTCGCCGGCACGCTCGCCACCCACCTCTACGACGAGCGGACCGTGGTGGCCACCTCGGCCACCCTGGCGCTCGGCGGCCGGTTCGACACGGTGGCACGGGCGCTGGGCCTTGAAGCGCCCGCACCCGGCCCACCGTCACCGGCCGCCGCCGCCCTCGCCGAGACCACGCGCCGACCGGCCGGGGCACGGGCGGCATCTCCGGCCGGGGCACGGGCGGCATCTCCGGCCGGGGCACGGGCGGCGTCTCCGGCCGGCGATCCGGCCAGCGGCGACAGTGGCACCGGCCGCCCCGACGCCGCACCGGCCGACGGTCGTACGGGCGCCAGCGGCGGAACCGTCGACTCCGGCCCGGGTTGGCGGTCGCTGGATGTCGGCTCGCCGTTCGACTACGCCCGCCAGGGAATCCTCTACGTGGCCGCGCACCTGCCCCGCCCCGGTGCCTCCGGGCTGCCCGACGCGGCCGGTGAAGAACTCCTCGCGTTAGTCGGCGCGCTGGGTGGGCGTACGCTCGGGCTCTTCTCCTCCCGACGGGCCGCCCAGCAGGCGGCGGAGCTGCTGCGGGCGCGGACCGACCTACCCGTGCTGTTGCAGGGCGAGGAGGCGCTGCCGCTGCTGGTCCGCCGGTTCCGGGAGGAGCGGTCGAGCTGCCTGTTCGGGGTGATGTCGCTGTGGCAGGGCGTGGACGTGCCGGGTGACGCGTGTCAGCTAGTCGTGATCGACCGGCTGCCCTTTCCCCGGCCCGACGAGCCGTTGGCCGCCGCGCGGGCGGCGGCGGTGGACGCCCAGGGCGGTTCCGGCTTCGCCGCGGTCAGCGTGCCGATCGCGGCGGTCCGGCTGGCTCAGGGCGTGGGCCGGTTGATCCGGGCCACCGGCGACCGGGGTGTGGTGGCCGTGCTCGACTCCCGGCTGGAAACGGCCCGGGGCTACGGGGCGTTCCTGCGCCGCTCGCTGCCACCGTTCTGGTACACCACCCGTCCGGAGGTGGTGCGCGGCGCCCTGACCCGGCTCGCCGAGAGCTGACGCCGGGTCGCGGCCGGCCGGTCG
This DNA window, taken from Micromonospora sp. FIMYZ51, encodes the following:
- a CDS encoding Gfo/Idh/MocA family oxidoreductase, with the protein product MTRWGILATGHIAARFAEDLRLVPGAELVAVGSRTAETAQRFAERHAVPRAYASWSELAADAEVDVIYVATPHAAHYEAARTCLAAGRPVLLEKPFTLDLATSTELIDTARAAGVFLMEAMWMRCNPLVLRVRELIADGAIGTVTSVRADFGVAGPFPPEHRMRARALGGGALLDLGIYPVSLAHLLLGVPQQVRSWAKLGPEGTDENTGLIFGYDSGAVATLSCGMVGATGLTASITGTAGRIDLPEPFFRPGGFTLHRADAEPETITTELVGSGYQYEAIEVQRCLAEGLTESPLVPHSATLEIMALLDDIRAQIGVSYL
- a CDS encoding inorganic phosphate transporter, whose amino-acid sequence is MSPELIAVLAVIGVALVFDYTNGFHDAANAIATSISTRALTPRVALGMAAIGNFIGAHFGAEVAKTVGSGLVELPPGVSSLGIVFAGVIGAITWNIITWYFGLPSSSSHALIGGLVGSTVAASGTVLWTGIGESVIIPMILSPMVGFLLGYIVMIGVQWLFRNGHPGKLNRGFRWAQTASAAAMSVGHGMQDAAKTIGIVVLALFVGGYQNDPTHIPEWAFWTSAAVLAAGTYAGGWRIIRTLGRKIIDLRPPEGFAAETVASGVLYFNALVLGAPISTTHTITSAIMGVGATKRLSAVRWGVAGNIVGAWILTFPAAGSIGALMYFLVRPLFS
- a CDS encoding DUF47 family protein → MRFSFRPNEGAFYELFTRAAQNLVRGTELLNELALPEVEVQSVSERLTEVEHDSDQITHDLFKKINSTFVTPFDREDIYRLGSLLDDVMDHLEAVGNLLYLYGLTKLPSLPREMHELVHVLDQQAKLTAEAMPRLKSMKDLEDYWIEINRLENDGDQAYRMLLVRLFSGEYDALTVLKMKEVADELEAACDAFEHVANTVETIAVKES
- a CDS encoding DUF402 domain-containing protein, whose protein sequence is MPSDVVRVIYRKYDGSAHRDYPARRLAEDDLGVWLGVPAGTSSVYHGRPSVEQIPFVLLVPHHAWWTGMFNPPPRTSEVYCDIATPARWEGEDTVHLIDLDLDVVRRRETRLVELRDEDEFAEHRARFGYPDDLVVAAEAAAGWLLGALGDGTEPFATSYRKWLALVL